Within the Enterobacter bugandensis genome, the region ATCTGGTGAAAAAAGGCAGCCGCTTCTGGAACGTGTCCGGCGTCGATGCCGACCTCAGTCTGAGCGGTGCAAAAGTGAAGCTTGAGAGTCTGGCCGCCCTGGTTAACGGTGCCATTGCCTTTGACTCCCCGGAAAACTCAAGCCCTGCCACGGCCGATGACACGTTCGGTTTATACCCGGATCTGGCGCACAGCCAGCGTGGCGTGATCGTTAAGCTCGTTCTGCCTGATGCCAAAGGGCTGAAAGCGGGGTCAACGCCGCTGATGTACCAGGGACTGCAGGTCGGCCAGCTCACCAAAATGACGCTCAATCCGGGCGGCTCGGTCACAGGCGAAATGACGGTCGATCCGAGCGTGGTCGATCTCCTGCGCGAGAAAACGCGCATCGAGATGCGCAGCCCTAAACTCTCTCTGAACGATGCCAGCCTCAGCACGCTGCTGACCGGAAATACCTTTGAACTGATCCCCGGTGAAGGTCAGCCCAGCAATAGCTTCGTCATTGCCCCGGCGGATAAAGCGCTGCTGCAAAAACCGGGCGTCGTGACGGTTACGCTCAATGCGCCTGAAAGTTACGGCATTGAGGCCGGTCAGCCGCTGATTCTGCACGGCGTACAGGTGGGTCAGGTGCTGGAGCGAAAGCTCTCCGAAAATGGCGTGAGCTTCTCGGTAGCTATCGATCCGCAATACAGCAACCTCGTCCATGGCGACAGTAAGTTCGTGGTGAACAGCCGCGTCGACGTGAAGGTGGGTCTGGACGGCGTGGAGTTCCTCGGCGCCAGCGCCAGCGAATGGGTTAACGGCGGCATTCGCATTTTGCCGGGCAATAAAGGCCCCGTTCGCGACAGCTACCCGCTGTACGCCAACCTGGACAAAGCGATTGAAAACAGCCTGAGCGATATGCCAACCACGACCCTGACCTTAAGCGCCGAGACGCTGCCTGACGTTCAGGCGGGCTCCGTGGTGCTCTACCGCAAGTTTGAGGTTGGGGAGGTGATCGCCGTTCGCCCGCGTGCGGACGCGTTTGATATCGAACTGCATATCAAGCCCGAGTACCGCAAGCTGCTGACCCCAAACAGCGTCTTCTGGGCCGAGGGCGGCGCGAAGGTGCAGCTTAACGGCAACGGCCTGACCGTGCAGGCCTCCCCGCTCTCGCGTGCGCTGCGCGGGGCGATCAGCTTTGATAACCTCAGCGGCGCGGGCGCGAACCTGCGTAAAGGCGATAAGCGAATTCTCTTCCCATCCGAAACCGCCGCGCGTGCCGTGGGTGGGCAGATTACCCTGCATGCGTTCGATGCTGGCAAGCTGGCGGAAGGCATGCCAATTCGCTACCTGGGCATTGATATCGGGCAGATCCAGAAGCTGACGCTCATCACCTCGCGCAACGAGGTGCAGGCCACCGCCGTGCTTTATCCGGAATATGTGCAGACCTTCGCCCGCTCGGGTTCCCGCTTCTCGGTGGTAACGCCGCAGATTTCGGCCGCGGGCGTTGAGCATCTCGACACCATTCTGCAGCCTTACATCAACGTCGAACCCGGTCAGGGCAAAGCCCGTCGTGATTTCGAGCTGCAGGAAGCTACCATTACCGACTCGCGCTACCTTGGCGGCCTGAGCATTGTAGTGGAAGTGCCGGAAGCGGGCTCGCTTGGCATCGGTACGCCGGTGCTGTTCCGCGGCATTGAGGTGGGTACGGTAACGGGCCTCACGCTCGGCACACTCTCCGACCGCGTGATGGTGGCGCTACGCATCAGCGAGCGTTACCAGCATCTGGTGCGTAATAACTCGGTGTTCTGGCTGGCATCCGGCTATTCGCTGGACTTCGGCCTGACGGGTGGCGTGGTGAAAACCGGTACCTTCAACCAGTTCATCCGCGGCGGTATTGCCTTTGCCACCCCGCCGGGAACGCCGCTGGCGCCGAAAGCGCAGCCGGGTAAACACTTCCTGCTGCTGGAAAGCGAACCGAAAGAGTGGCGCGAATGGGGAACGGCCCTGCCGCGTTAATCTGACAGGCTCCGGTGTCAACGCACCGGAGCCTTTATGTTACACTGCGCACCTGAACTTTTCCCTGTGGTGTGCTCGTGGCTCAAAACTCCGTATTTCTTCCCGATCAATTCCTGGCGCAGATGCGCGAGGCGCTTCCCTCTCATCTGTCGCTGGACGATTTTATCGCCGCCTGTCAGCGTCCGTTACGCCGGAGCATCCGCGTTAATACGCTGAAAATCAGCGTCGAGGATTTTCTGGCGCTGGTTTCTCCGTACGGCTGGCAACTTACGCCGGTTCCGTGGTGTGAAGAGGGATTCTGGATCGACCGCGATGACGAAGACGCGGTGCCGCTGGGAAGTACCGCAGAACATCTGAGCGGTCTGTTTTATATTCAGGAAGCGAGCTCGATGCTACCGGTTGCCGCCCTGTTCGCCGACGGCAACGCGCCTGAACGCGTGATGGATGTCGCCGCCGCGCCCGGTTCGAAAACCACGCAGATTGCCGCGCGCATGGGCAATCGCGGAGCAATCCTCGCCAACGAATTTTCCGCCAGCCGCGTGAAGGTGTTGCATGCCAATATCAGCCGCTGCGGTATTCATAATGTCGCTCTTACGCACTTCGACGGTCGCGTCTTTGGCGCCGCCCTGCCGGAAATGTTTGATGCCATCCTGCTGGATGCCCCCTGCTCCGGTGAAGGGGTAGTGCGTAAAGATCCCGATGCGTTAAAGAACTGGTCCGTGGAGAGCAATCTTGAGATCGCCGCCACGCAGCGCGAGCTGATCGACAGCGCTTTCCACGCCCTGCGCCCCGGCGGCACGCTGGTCTATTCAACATGCACCTTAAACCGCGATGAAAACGAAGACGTCTGTCTGTGGCTGAAAGCGCAATACCCTGATGCGGTCGAGTTCCTGCCGCTTAACGATCTGTTTTCCTCGGCACAGGAGGCGGTCACGCCGGAAGGTTTCCTCCACGTGTTCCCGCAGATTTACGACTGCGAAGGGTTCTTTGTGGCGCGCCTGCGTAAAACGCAGGCGGTTGCTCCCCTGCCCGCCCCCAAATTTAAGGTCGGCAATTTCCCGTTTGCGCCCCTCAAAGGGCGCGATGCAGCACAGCTTGTCGCCGCCGCCGAAAAGGTTGGCCTGGTCTGGGATGAGAGCCTGCGACTCTGGGTGCGTGATAAAGAGGTATGGTTGTTCCCGGCAGAGATCGCACCGCTCATCGGAAAGGTCCGTTTTTCCCGAATCGGGATCCGCCTGGCGGAAGTGCATAATAAAGGCTATCGCTGGCAGCATGAGGCCGTCATCGCGCTTGCCGGACACGAGAATACCTTTGCCCTGACGCATCAGGAAGCCGAAGAGTGGTACCGTGGCCGCGATGTTTATCCTGACAGCTCGCCTTCCGCAGATGAAGTGGTGGTGACCTATCAGGGATTCCCGCTGGGGCTGGCCAAAAAGGTCGGTTCAAGGCTTAAAAACAGCTATCCACGCGAACTGGTCCGGGATGGCCGACTGTTTACCGGTAACGATCGCACCGCCTGAAAAAATCGCATTTTTTTACTGGCGATTTTGCTCTCCTTGTCTACGATCAAAAATGGATGCCCATACTGGTCATACCAGATTTTGACAACCGACCCGGAGAGCACTATGACGAAAACCAGCGTGCGTATTGGCGCTTTTGAGATCGACGACGCAGAACTGCGCGGCGAAGCACAAGGCGATCGAACGTTAAGTATTCCCTGCAAATCCGACCCGGATTTGTGCATGCAGCTCGATGCATGGGATGCAGACACCAGCGTCCCGGCAATACTTGATGGCGAACACTCTGTCCTTTACCGTGAGCATTACGATAGTAAAACCGATGCCTGGGTCATGCGTCTTGCCTGACCTAAAGAGAACCCGCCCGAAGGCGGGTTATTTATTACTGCAGTTGAGCCAGCGTAAAGTAACCGTCAAATACGGCCCCCGTATCAATGTAGTGCAGATTGTCAAAATCATACCTTCTGTCGACGGGCGTATGTCCGAACCAGAAGTGATCCGCCCCGCTAATTCCCTGCCCTTTGCCCACCATAAACCCCATCAGGCGGTCGCGATCCCATAACACGCGCTGGGCGCTTACCGGTTTTTCCCAGCGGTATTCCTCCGCCGGGTAATCAGCATGAGCAATAACGTTCAACCCGTTCGCGCAGGTAATTTCGATAATATGCGGTAACGCACGACATGCGTTAAGTAACGAGCGCGCCCGCTGCTGCTCTTCATGCTCAAGCCGCGAAAACCACATTCCGCCATTCATTGTCCAGAGCGCAAAATCATTATTATCCAGGCTATCTATTGCCATTTGCTCATGATTGCCCCGCACTGCTCGAAACCATTTCTCATTGATGAGCTGCAATGATTTCACGCTGTCCGGACCACGATCGATCAGATCGCCAACGGAAATAAGTAAATCCTCATAAGGATTGAAATGACGGCGTTTCAGTTCCTCCATGAGCCTCTGGTAACAGCCGTGTATGTCGCTGACAACCCATACGTGACGCCACTCTCCACCTTCTATTCGCTGATACATAAGGCCTCCCTTTAACAGTATAGCCGCCGTCAAAAGCGCAAGAAGATCAGCGCAGCCCTTACAAAGTAAAACAAACGGTAAACCAAAGAGAAATAAAGATCCGCGCGCTCTTAATCCCTTTTTACTGGCTCCTTAGAATAAGGGGAGATAAAAACGAGAGGTCTTCACGTGTCTAATACACAGCTACATAACGATGTTTTCTATCCGCATCGCACGAATATTATTTCCGAGCTGGTGAACGGCAAACGCGTCCCGGGGCCAATCTGGCGGAAACGCGACTACCGACTGAAGTTCCTTTTACGTTCCCTGCTCTTTTGGTCTTCCACCCACCGTATGCTGGAAGCCCTCTCTGGCCGTGACGATTTCGACAAACTGCTGACATCGCAAATTACGTTGCCCAGCAAGACCCATCGGCAGTACCTGATGCGCGGCTTAACGGCTAACGATCGCGCCGACGCTATCGTTAACCATTACTACTGGATCGATCGCCTGAAGGAGAGCCGTCTTGCCCAGGCTATGACCGGCGCGCAGGAACAACCTATTGCGGAGTTCCACGTCAAAGACGGCGTGACCTACACGGTTAATGCGTCTTCAGCTGGCAAAGCCGAGCGTGAAGGTGAGAGTACGCTCTGGCTGCGCGACAACGAGGATACGCTTCTTGCCAGCCTGACCTTTAGCGTCGCCCGCAGCAATGGCCAGCCCGTTGTGGTCATTGGCGGACTTCAGGGCCCCCGTCGCTGCGTGTCACGAGATGCCATTAAACTGGCAACTCGCGCCTGCCATGGCCTGTTTCCCAAGCGCGTGCTGATGGAGGTACTTTTCCAGCTGGCAGCGCAGTCATCTGTTCGGGCCATTTTTGCCGTCAGCGATGAGGGACACGTTTTCCGCGCGCTGCGCTATCGCCTCAGCAAAGGCCGTCATTTCCACGCCAGCTATGACGAATTCTGGGATTCTTTGGGTGGGAAAAAACTTTCCGCCTTCTGCTGGCAGCTGCCGCTGCAGATGGAGCGCAAATCCCTCGACGAGATAGCCAGTAAAAAACGCGCTGAATACCGTCGTCGCTTTGAACTGCTTGATGAAATTGAGGCGTCAGTTAAGTCCCATTTCTAATCGCGACAAGCGTTTTCGCTCTCAGCACAGAGAATGCGCTCGGTTTGAAAAAGGAATGATAAAGCAGAGCACTCTTGCATATGCCAGGGGTGCTCAGTTAGCATTGCGCGAAATGAAAATAGCGAATGCGTTGGAAAAGCGCAGTGTAGACGCAAATTTAAGGACTTTAATGATGATTTACGACTGCTTCTTGTATTACGATGAAGATATGCTTCTTGATATCAGGCTGAATACGCTAGCAGGCGTTGTTGATCGCTTCGTTATTGTTGAGTCAACGCATACCTTTACCGGCAAAAAGCGGCAGCTTCACTTTGACATAAATAAATACGGTCCTTTTAAAGATAAAATTATTTATGTTGTGCATGATGAAACACCTATCATGAAAGCCTCTGACGGCGGCGATCAGCATCAGGACGGTCTGGTGGTGGATGCATGGGCGAATGAAGCCGCGCAGAGAAATGCCATCATGCAGGGCCTCAAAAGTGCTAAAGATGATGATTTGATTTTAATTTCCGATGTGGACGAGATTTTTTCACCACAGGTTATCGGCTCTATCAACGCGAATAAACTCTGCACAACGCTTTATCAGAATTTTTATAATTATCAGTTTAATCTGCAGGTTTTTAATACAGATAACACCCCACGAAAATGTAAACTGCCGAGAGCGACAAAATATAAAAACCTCGTTCATTTTTTTGGCGGCGAGCCTGAGTCGTTCAGAAATCTTAAACGCACCAGAAGCGTCAAAAACTGGTCCTGGCTTAAATGGAACTGGTTCAAACTTAACAATCGCATCATTGAAAATAGTGGCTGGCATTTCTCATGGGTTATGACCCCTGAACGCATATCAGAAAAAATGTCCACCATCTCCCACACGGAATACGATCTGCCTGAGTTCAACAACCCGGAACATATCATGAAGGTGATAAAAAACGCCGAAGATATCTGGGGACGAGACAGGAAGTTAATCAGGCAAGAGCTGTCGGCAGACAGTTTCCCCGAGTATATCGTTAACAACAAAGATAAATTCAGGGAATTCATTATTTAACTATCAGGCCGGGCCTTTACTTCACCGACGAAGATTCCACAGCGATCGCCAGGACACAATTTTTTAACAAAGATGCCAAAAAACCCTGGACGTACGCGGTCCTGAGTATGTTATGGTTTAGTCAGGATAGGGAACTGTCCAGCCATTCTCGGGGTTTTCGGTCCATAACCGAAGAAACCTTTTGAGAAACATAGAGATAAAAAGAGACCGAATACGATTCCTGTATTCGGTCCAGGGAAATGGCTCTTGGGAGAGAGCCGTGCGCTAAAAGTTGGCATTAATGCAGGCTAAGTCGCCTTGCCTTTTAAGAATAGATGACGACGCCAGGTTTTCCAGTCCACAGCAAAAGTGGCCTGAAAAAAAGCGTCAGAGCATCATTAAAAGTGAAAAACCGCAGTGCTTTGGCGAGCATCTGCGGTTTTTTTATTGGAAATCTGAACGTCAGCAGAGCTTATCAGCGCGCTCGATAAACGGTGCCAGGCTCATCTTCTGCCCCGGGTTGGCCGGGTCATCAATCTGAATCACACTGACTGGCTGACCGCTGCTCTTGCCGCTGGCGACCTGCTGCTCAGCGGTATCGTTGAGCGGGTACTGGACCAGCGTGCTCGGGTTGATCGCATACAGCGCATGGCCCGGGCGGCAGGTCAGCATCACCTCTTCGCGATTAAAGGCCCATTTGTCTTTGCCCACTTCAAAGCGGCTTACGGTGATTACCTGCGGTGCCGCCAGAGCGCTTCCCGCGCAGGCCAGCAGTAAGAGAGAAAGTACTGTCTTTTTCATTTAATAGTTAACCTTGTCAGAAGGGTTCCCAGGTAGCAAACAGACTGACCGTTGCCAGAACCAGCGCGCCCAGCACCACCTCTGCCTGTGTCATCCTGATAAACATCTGTTGTGCGCGCCCGGAATCCGGACGGAACCGTGGCACCAGAAAATACCGATTTGCCAGCGCAATTGCCACCATCAACGCCACGAGAGCACATTTGAACAACAAAAACTGCACGTAGCCAGCCTGCCAGGGAATATGGATGCCCAGAATCAACAGCGCATTCACTGCGCCGGTAAGCAGCACGCCTGCGACGGCATAATGCCCCACGCGCGAGAAACGCATCATGGTATAGATGGCCGCGTTCTGCCAGCGTCCTTTCGCCAGGCGCATGCAAAACAGCAGCGGCAGCAATCCACCCACCCAGGTTGCGGCACACAGCAGGTGAATAGCATGATTGAGTCGCTGTATCGCCCCCATCGGGCCGTCGCTCATCGCCGCGTGCCCTACCCCTGCCAGCAGGATAAGCTGGCCCATGGCGAGCAGCAGCAGGCGCGAGCCTTTCAGCGGCGCGAGCCACGCGACGACAACGGTGATGGCAGCGAGGATAATTTGCCACAACCAGACGCCACCAAAACGCGTTCCCAGTACGCTGTACCAGATTTGCGGGTTAAACACATCGCCCCAGCCGTTGCCCATTAAGCCGCCCTGAAGCATAAACATCAGGATCGCAGCGGCCAGGCTGACGATGGACGCC harbors:
- a CDS encoding PqiB family protein; the encoded protein is MSQETPASPTEARIKTKRRISPFWLLPVIALMIAGWLIWTSYEDRGSTVTIDFQTADGIVAGRTPVRFQGVEVGTVQDISLGKGLNKIQVRVSIKSDMQDALRSETQFWLVTPKASLAGVSGLDALVGGNYIGMMPGKGEPQDHFVALDTQPKYRLNNGDLMIHLQAPDLGSLNSGSLVYFRKIPVGRVYDYSINPNKQGVTIDVLIERRFTNLVKKGSRFWNVSGVDADLSLSGAKVKLESLAALVNGAIAFDSPENSSPATADDTFGLYPDLAHSQRGVIVKLVLPDAKGLKAGSTPLMYQGLQVGQLTKMTLNPGGSVTGEMTVDPSVVDLLREKTRIEMRSPKLSLNDASLSTLLTGNTFELIPGEGQPSNSFVIAPADKALLQKPGVVTVTLNAPESYGIEAGQPLILHGVQVGQVLERKLSENGVSFSVAIDPQYSNLVHGDSKFVVNSRVDVKVGLDGVEFLGASASEWVNGGIRILPGNKGPVRDSYPLYANLDKAIENSLSDMPTTTLTLSAETLPDVQAGSVVLYRKFEVGEVIAVRPRADAFDIELHIKPEYRKLLTPNSVFWAEGGAKVQLNGNGLTVQASPLSRALRGAISFDNLSGAGANLRKGDKRILFPSETAARAVGGQITLHAFDAGKLAEGMPIRYLGIDIGQIQKLTLITSRNEVQATAVLYPEYVQTFARSGSRFSVVTPQISAAGVEHLDTILQPYINVEPGQGKARRDFELQEATITDSRYLGGLSIVVEVPEAGSLGIGTPVLFRGIEVGTVTGLTLGTLSDRVMVALRISERYQHLVRNNSVFWLASGYSLDFGLTGGVVKTGTFNQFIRGGIAFATPPGTPLAPKAQPGKHFLLLESEPKEWREWGTALPR
- the rsmF gene encoding 16S rRNA (cytosine(1407)-C(5))-methyltransferase RsmF; amino-acid sequence: MLVAQNSVFLPDQFLAQMREALPSHLSLDDFIAACQRPLRRSIRVNTLKISVEDFLALVSPYGWQLTPVPWCEEGFWIDRDDEDAVPLGSTAEHLSGLFYIQEASSMLPVAALFADGNAPERVMDVAAAPGSKTTQIAARMGNRGAILANEFSASRVKVLHANISRCGIHNVALTHFDGRVFGAALPEMFDAILLDAPCSGEGVVRKDPDALKNWSVESNLEIAATQRELIDSAFHALRPGGTLVYSTCTLNRDENEDVCLWLKAQYPDAVEFLPLNDLFSSAQEAVTPEGFLHVFPQIYDCEGFFVARLRKTQAVAPLPAPKFKVGNFPFAPLKGRDAAQLVAAAEKVGLVWDESLRLWVRDKEVWLFPAEIAPLIGKVRFSRIGIRLAEVHNKGYRWQHEAVIALAGHENTFALTHQEAEEWYRGRDVYPDSSPSADEVVVTYQGFPLGLAKKVGSRLKNSYPRELVRDGRLFTGNDRTA
- a CDS encoding YebV family protein → MTKTSVRIGAFEIDDAELRGEAQGDRTLSIPCKSDPDLCMQLDAWDADTSVPAILDGEHSVLYREHYDSKTDAWVMRLA
- the pphA gene encoding protein-serine/threonine phosphatase, with the protein product MYQRIEGGEWRHVWVVSDIHGCYQRLMEELKRRHFNPYEDLLISVGDLIDRGPDSVKSLQLINEKWFRAVRGNHEQMAIDSLDNNDFALWTMNGGMWFSRLEHEEQQRARSLLNACRALPHIIEITCANGLNVIAHADYPAEEYRWEKPVSAQRVLWDRDRLMGFMVGKGQGISGADHFWFGHTPVDRRYDFDNLHYIDTGAVFDGYFTLAQLQ
- a CDS encoding VirK/YbjX family protein codes for the protein MSNTQLHNDVFYPHRTNIISELVNGKRVPGPIWRKRDYRLKFLLRSLLFWSSTHRMLEALSGRDDFDKLLTSQITLPSKTHRQYLMRGLTANDRADAIVNHYYWIDRLKESRLAQAMTGAQEQPIAEFHVKDGVTYTVNASSAGKAEREGESTLWLRDNEDTLLASLTFSVARSNGQPVVVIGGLQGPRRCVSRDAIKLATRACHGLFPKRVLMEVLFQLAAQSSVRAIFAVSDEGHVFRALRYRLSKGRHFHASYDEFWDSLGGKKLSAFCWQLPLQMERKSLDEIASKKRAEYRRRFELLDEIEASVKSHF
- a CDS encoding glycosyltransferase family 17 protein, producing the protein MIYDCFLYYDEDMLLDIRLNTLAGVVDRFVIVESTHTFTGKKRQLHFDINKYGPFKDKIIYVVHDETPIMKASDGGDQHQDGLVVDAWANEAAQRNAIMQGLKSAKDDDLILISDVDEIFSPQVIGSINANKLCTTLYQNFYNYQFNLQVFNTDNTPRKCKLPRATKYKNLVHFFGGEPESFRNLKRTRSVKNWSWLKWNWFKLNNRIIENSGWHFSWVMTPERISEKMSTISHTEYDLPEFNNPEHIMKVIKNAEDIWGRDRKLIRQELSADSFPEYIVNNKDKFREFII
- a CDS encoding YebY family protein — encoded protein: MKKTVLSLLLLACAGSALAAPQVITVSRFEVGKDKWAFNREEVMLTCRPGHALYAINPSTLVQYPLNDTAEQQVASGKSSGQPVSVIQIDDPANPGQKMSLAPFIERADKLC
- the copD gene encoding copper homeostasis membrane protein CopD; its protein translation is MLGLLYVGLRFIHFAALMLVFGNALYSVWFAPSGLHRLMARRFQLQQRVASIVSLAAAILMFMLQGGLMGNGWGDVFNPQIWYSVLGTRFGGVWLWQIILAAITVVVAWLAPLKGSRLLLLAMGQLILLAGVGHAAMSDGPMGAIQRLNHAIHLLCAATWVGGLLPLLFCMRLAKGRWQNAAIYTMMRFSRVGHYAVAGVLLTGAVNALLILGIHIPWQAGYVQFLLFKCALVALMVAIALANRYFLVPRFRPDSGRAQQMFIRMTQAEVVLGALVLATVSLFATWEPF